The following are encoded in a window of Actinomycetes bacterium genomic DNA:
- a CDS encoding acetate--CoA ligase family protein — protein sequence MTAEAASAAVTPPRHPEPGRTRDLTALFAPASVAVVGASSDPSKWGNWLAARALRGRHRRPVYLVNRRGEEVLGQRTWPSLAALPGPVDLAVVAVPAAGFEEAVDGALLAGARAIVGISAGLGETGAEGLARQRALVERVRAAGAALLGPNCLGVMDVAAELHLTSDDLPAGCVGLISQSGNLSLELGLLLARNGMGYSRFASLGNQADVDVGDLVGAYGEHEATAVIAVYCEDFKDGRRLTAAAAAAARRGKPVVLLAVGASRAARRAARSHTGSLTSDAAVVDAACEAAGAVRVATPAQMATVLQVLVQPRRPRGRRVAVFADGGGHGSVAADLAEAAGLEVPAFGAALQARLRAELPPAAAVGNPIDLAGTGERDISAFNRVLGVLTDPAAEVAAEVDAVLVTGYFGGYGGYSPQLAAGELAAAETMARTVRASGPPVVVHTMHAAREAPAVLRAAGIPVYATVDEAVLALAALAALAALAGRGGAKGPDPRPSGAPDPGSARGAGSASAAGSASAAGSASAAGSASAAGPASAAGPASAAGPAAAGTLGPAGPPALPTPEAPLRDGGYWAARALLAAHGLPFVAGAPAGALEEALAVAQAIGYPVVLKALGLDHKSDAGGVLLDLGGPEELAAAVGDLRARLDPPCLSVERMADTSGGAELLAGARWDPRFGPLVLVGLGGVHAELFGDVALALAPVCQAQARALLASLRGAAILGGARGRPPLDVDAAAAAVAALSRAAAAHPELHEIEVNPLLVRVRGSGAVGLDARAVLRSSDDPDQPDQPDQELDQEPG from the coding sequence GTGACCGCCGAGGCGGCCAGTGCCGCCGTGACGCCTCCCCGGCACCCGGAGCCGGGCCGGACCCGGGACCTCACGGCGCTGTTCGCGCCCGCGTCGGTGGCGGTCGTCGGGGCCTCCAGCGACCCGTCCAAATGGGGCAACTGGCTCGCCGCGCGCGCGCTGCGCGGCCGTCACCGCCGGCCGGTGTACCTGGTCAACCGGCGCGGCGAGGAGGTGCTCGGCCAGCGGACCTGGCCGAGTCTGGCGGCGCTGCCCGGGCCGGTCGACCTGGCCGTGGTTGCGGTGCCCGCAGCCGGGTTCGAGGAGGCGGTGGACGGCGCGCTCCTGGCCGGTGCCCGCGCCATCGTCGGGATCAGCGCCGGTCTCGGCGAGACCGGCGCGGAGGGGCTGGCGCGCCAGCGCGCCCTGGTCGAGCGGGTCCGGGCCGCGGGCGCCGCCCTGCTCGGCCCCAACTGCCTCGGCGTCATGGACGTCGCCGCCGAGCTGCACCTGACCAGCGACGACCTGCCGGCGGGGTGCGTCGGACTGATCTCCCAGAGCGGCAACCTCTCGCTGGAGCTCGGCCTGCTGCTCGCCCGCAACGGCATGGGGTACTCGCGGTTCGCCTCGCTCGGCAACCAGGCCGACGTCGACGTGGGCGACCTGGTCGGCGCGTACGGGGAGCACGAGGCCACCGCGGTCATCGCCGTCTACTGCGAGGACTTCAAGGATGGCCGGCGCCTGACCGCCGCGGCTGCGGCCGCGGCGCGCCGTGGCAAGCCGGTCGTGCTGCTCGCCGTCGGCGCCAGCCGCGCGGCGCGCCGCGCCGCACGCTCCCACACCGGCTCGCTCACCAGCGACGCCGCCGTGGTCGACGCGGCCTGCGAGGCCGCCGGCGCCGTCCGCGTCGCCACCCCGGCGCAGATGGCCACCGTGCTGCAGGTGCTGGTGCAGCCGCGCCGCCCGCGCGGGCGGCGGGTGGCGGTGTTCGCCGACGGCGGCGGGCACGGCTCGGTCGCCGCCGACCTGGCGGAGGCCGCGGGCCTGGAGGTCCCGGCGTTCGGCGCCGCGCTGCAGGCCCGCCTGCGCGCCGAGCTGCCGCCCGCGGCGGCGGTGGGCAACCCGATCGACCTGGCCGGCACCGGCGAGCGGGACATCTCCGCGTTCAACCGTGTCCTCGGCGTGCTCACCGACCCCGCTGCCGAGGTCGCCGCCGAGGTCGACGCGGTGCTGGTCACCGGGTACTTCGGCGGCTACGGGGGCTACTCGCCACAGCTCGCCGCCGGCGAGCTGGCCGCTGCCGAGACGATGGCCCGGACCGTGCGGGCTTCCGGGCCGCCGGTGGTGGTGCATACCATGCACGCGGCCCGGGAGGCTCCGGCCGTCCTGCGCGCCGCCGGCATCCCGGTGTACGCGACCGTGGACGAGGCCGTCCTGGCCCTGGCGGCCCTGGCGGCCCTGGCGGCCCTGGCGGGCCGCGGCGGCGCCAAGGGCCCCGACCCGCGCCCGAGTGGTGCCCCCGATCCCGGCTCAGCGCGTGGTGCCGGCTCGGCCTCGGCTGCCGGCTCGGCCTCGGCTGCCGGCTCGGCCTCGGCTGCCGGCTCGGCCTCGGCTGCCGGCCCGGCCTCGGCTGCCGGCCCGGCCTCGGCTGCCGGCCCGGCCGCAGCCGGCACCTTGGGCCCGGCCGGGCCACCGGCCCTGCCCACGCCCGAGGCGCCGCTTCGGGACGGCGGCTACTGGGCGGCGAGGGCGCTGCTGGCCGCGCACGGCCTGCCGTTCGTGGCGGGCGCGCCGGCCGGCGCGCTCGAGGAGGCGCTCGCGGTCGCCCAGGCGATCGGCTACCCGGTAGTGCTCAAGGCGCTCGGCCTGGACCACAAGTCCGACGCCGGCGGCGTGCTGCTCGACCTGGGCGGCCCCGAGGAGCTGGCCGCGGCGGTCGGGGACCTGCGGGCGCGGCTCGACCCGCCGTGCCTCAGCGTCGAGCGCATGGCCGACACCAGCGGCGGTGCCGAGCTGCTGGCCGGCGCGCGCTGGGACCCGCGCTTCGGGCCGCTGGTGCTGGTCGGCCTCGGCGGTGTCCATGCCGAGCTGTTCGGCGACGTCGCCCTGGCGCTCGCCCCGGTCTGCCAGGCTCAGGCCCGGGCACTGCTCGCCTCGCTCCGTGGCGCCGCGATCCTCGGCGGCGCCCGCGGGCGGCCGCCGCTCGACGTGGACGCCGCCGCCGCGGCGGTCGCGGCGCTGTCCCGGGCGGCCGCCGCCCACCCCGAGCTGCACGAGATCGAGGTCAACCCGCTGCTGGTGCGCGTGCGCGGCAGCGGCGCGGTCGGCCTCGACGCCCGTGCCGTCCTTCGCTCCTCCGACGATCCCGACCAGCCCGACCAGCCCGACCAGGAACTCGACCAAGAACCCGGCTAG
- a CDS encoding oxidoreductase, producing the protein MAWTTADIPDQSRRVAVVTGANGGLGLEVARELARKGGHVVTAVRDQAKAEAARASIRGEIPDASLELQPLDLASLASVREAAARILADHPRIDLLVNNAGVMGIPERRSEDGFEMQLAVNHLGHFALTAQLLPALLRSPGARVVSVTSTGRHAGRALDPDNPHLTGRYDPWRAYGQSKLANVHFALELDRRFRAAGVPARSIVVHPGFTNTDLQARSVRESGGGRSQRFFHAAVRRLGMTPARGALALLRAATDPGAVGGALYTPRWVNWGAPVRRPLFGRSRNRDAMAALWEVSERETGITFAIKPPP; encoded by the coding sequence ATGGCCTGGACCACCGCGGACATCCCCGATCAGTCGCGCAGGGTCGCCGTGGTGACCGGCGCGAACGGCGGGCTCGGGCTCGAGGTCGCCAGGGAGCTCGCGCGGAAGGGCGGCCACGTCGTGACGGCGGTGCGCGACCAGGCGAAGGCGGAGGCGGCTCGCGCGTCGATCCGCGGCGAGATCCCGGACGCCTCGCTGGAGCTGCAGCCGCTCGACCTGGCGTCGCTGGCCTCGGTGCGCGAGGCCGCCGCGCGGATCCTCGCCGACCATCCCAGGATCGACCTCCTGGTCAACAACGCGGGCGTGATGGGCATCCCCGAGCGGCGCAGCGAGGACGGGTTTGAGATGCAGCTCGCCGTGAACCATCTCGGCCACTTCGCGCTCACCGCCCAGCTCCTACCGGCACTGCTCCGCAGCCCCGGCGCTCGCGTCGTCTCGGTCACCAGCACCGGCCGGCACGCCGGGCGCGCCCTCGACCCCGACAACCCCCACCTCACAGGCCGCTACGACCCCTGGCGGGCCTACGGGCAGTCGAAGCTCGCGAACGTGCACTTCGCGCTCGAGCTGGACCGGCGGTTCCGCGCGGCGGGCGTGCCGGCCAGGAGCATCGTCGTGCACCCGGGGTTCACCAACACCGACCTGCAGGCGCGGAGCGTGCGCGAGAGCGGCGGCGGCCGCAGCCAGCGGTTCTTCCACGCCGCCGTCCGACGGTTGGGGATGACGCCGGCCCGAGGTGCCCTCGCGCTGCTGCGAGCGGCCACCGACCCGGGCGCCGTCGGCGGCGCCCTGTACACGCCGCGTTGGGTGAACTGGGGTGCGCCGGTGCGCCGGCCGCTGTTCGGTCGCTCCCGGAACCGGGATGCCATGGCCGCCCTCTGGGAGGTCTCGGAGCGCGAGACCGGGATCACCTTCGCCATCAAGCCGCCGCCGTGA
- a CDS encoding NAD(P)/FAD-dependent oxidoreductase, which produces MAEQLTQRFDVAVIGGGAAGLSAAVVLGRARRCVIVIDAGSPRNAPAAGVHGFLSRDGISPAELIETGRKEVDHYGGLVFHGEARTAHRTADGFDVTLDDGSLITARRLLVTTGLVDELPDVTGVRQRWGRDVLHCPYCHGWEIRDQPVGILGTGPWAVHLTLLFRQWTSDLVLFTHTAAALTDEQAEQLAARGIRVVTGIVDSLEVVDDRIAGVHLSDGTVIARQAVVVSPRFVASSQVLATLGLHPTTHPLGLGEFIAANPTGLTEVPGVWVAGNVTDLTAQVVTAAAGGVSAAAAINADLIAEDTQRAVTGYRDSRSLPSRS; this is translated from the coding sequence CTGGCAGAGCAGTTGACGCAGAGATTCGATGTCGCGGTGATCGGTGGCGGCGCCGCCGGCTTGAGCGCAGCGGTGGTGCTGGGACGGGCACGACGCTGCGTGATCGTGATCGACGCGGGATCGCCGCGCAACGCCCCCGCCGCCGGTGTGCACGGGTTCCTATCCCGCGACGGCATCAGCCCGGCCGAGCTGATCGAGACCGGCCGTAAGGAGGTCGACCACTACGGTGGCCTCGTGTTCCACGGCGAGGCCCGGACCGCGCACCGCACTGCGGACGGGTTCGACGTGACCCTCGACGACGGCAGTCTCATCACCGCCCGGCGGTTGCTGGTGACCACGGGGCTGGTCGACGAACTGCCCGACGTCACCGGTGTACGGCAACGGTGGGGCCGGGACGTGCTGCACTGCCCGTACTGCCACGGGTGGGAGATCCGCGACCAGCCCGTCGGCATCCTCGGCACCGGACCGTGGGCCGTCCACCTGACTTTGCTGTTCCGGCAGTGGACGTCCGACCTCGTGCTGTTCACACACACCGCAGCAGCCCTGACCGACGAGCAGGCCGAGCAGCTGGCCGCCCGCGGCATCCGAGTCGTCACCGGCATCGTGGACTCCCTCGAAGTGGTCGACGACCGCATCGCCGGGGTGCACCTGTCCGACGGCACGGTCATAGCCCGGCAGGCGGTGGTGGTCTCCCCACGGTTCGTGGCCTCCTCGCAGGTGTTGGCCACCCTCGGGCTTCACCCCACCACCCACCCGCTCGGCCTCGGAGAATTCATCGCTGCCAACCCCACCGGTCTGACCGAAGTCCCGGGTGTGTGGGTTGCCGGCAACGTCACCGACCTCACCGCACAGGTCGTCACCGCAGCCGCCGGTGGCGTGTCCGCGGCCGCTGCCATCAACGCCGATCTGATCGCCGAGGACACCCAACGCGCCGTCACCGGCTACCGGGATTCGCGCTCCCTGCCGTCGAGGTCGTAA
- a CDS encoding enoyl-CoA hydratase/isomerase family protein produces the protein MGGTGEAEAAPLVTVDAAAAAGQGKGGIALIRLRRERKLNAISTAMEEALLAVLGREPVTSSRAVVVAGSPRAFSVGADLGDVNGLDPHAIAAYYRRSGAVYEVLAQLPQPTVASVSGWCLGGGLELALACDFRVAAPSAVFGLPEVGLGIVPSSGGLYRVVRALGPLAARELVLLGRRLDALEAARRGLVTEVVDDPDPLPRALALAAELAALPALAVTVACQAIDRIAESSREAALLIERLAYAALNQTPEAREAPAP, from the coding sequence ATGGGCGGCACCGGCGAGGCCGAAGCCGCGCCGCTGGTCACCGTGGACGCGGCCGCGGCGGCGGGGCAGGGCAAGGGCGGGATCGCGCTGATCCGCCTGCGCCGCGAGCGCAAGCTGAACGCCATCTCCACGGCCATGGAGGAGGCGCTGCTCGCCGTGCTTGGGCGGGAGCCGGTGACGTCGAGCCGCGCCGTGGTGGTCGCCGGCTCACCCCGGGCGTTCTCCGTCGGCGCGGACCTCGGCGATGTCAACGGGCTCGACCCGCACGCGATCGCCGCGTACTACCGCCGCAGCGGCGCGGTCTACGAAGTGCTCGCGCAGCTCCCGCAGCCGACGGTCGCGTCGGTCAGCGGCTGGTGCCTCGGCGGCGGCCTCGAGCTGGCGCTCGCCTGCGACTTCCGCGTGGCCGCTCCCTCGGCGGTGTTCGGCCTGCCCGAGGTGGGCCTCGGCATCGTGCCGAGCTCCGGCGGCCTGTACCGGGTCGTGCGCGCGCTCGGCCCGCTGGCTGCGCGGGAGCTGGTCCTGCTCGGCCGCCGCCTCGACGCCCTCGAGGCGGCCCGGCGCGGCCTGGTCACCGAGGTCGTCGACGATCCCGACCCGCTGCCGCGCGCGCTCGCGCTGGCCGCGGAGCTGGCCGCGCTGCCAGCGCTCGCGGTCACCGTCGCCTGCCAGGCCATCGACCGGATCGCGGAGTCCTCCCGCGAGGCCGCGCTGCTGATCGAGCGGCTCGCCTACGCTGCCCTCAACCAGACCCCGGAGGCGCGCGAGGCGCCTGCACCGTGA
- a CDS encoding CHRD domain-containing protein yields the protein MIVLVVMLALALLALALVPSASAGDNFVATLSGGEEVPARDTQAVGVAKFKLREDGAALLFKVNVANIDNVFAAHIHCGAVGVNGPVGVTLFMGAPAGGAVNGTLSEGTITAPDPGNGCGWTDLAAVLAAMQSGNTYVNAHTNDGVAPPNTGPGDFPGGEIRGQVR from the coding sequence ATGATCGTGCTCGTTGTCATGCTCGCGCTGGCGCTGCTGGCGCTGGCGCTGGTGCCGTCGGCCTCGGCCGGCGACAACTTCGTAGCCACGCTCTCCGGCGGCGAGGAGGTCCCGGCGCGGGACACCCAGGCCGTGGGGGTGGCGAAGTTCAAGCTCCGCGAGGACGGGGCGGCGCTGCTGTTCAAGGTCAACGTGGCCAACATCGACAACGTCTTCGCGGCCCACATCCACTGCGGTGCCGTCGGGGTCAACGGCCCCGTTGGCGTCACCCTGTTCATGGGGGCTCCCGCGGGGGGGGCCGTGAACGGGACGCTGTCTGAGGGAACGATCACCGCTCCCGACCCCGGCAACGGGTGCGGCTGGACCGACCTGGCGGCGGTCCTCGCCGCGATGCAGAGCGGCAACACCTACGTCAACGCGCACACCAACGACGGGGTGGCGCCGCCAAACACCGGTCCCGGGGACTTCCCCGGAGGGGAGATCCGCGGCCAGGTACGGTAG
- a CDS encoding PQQ-dependent sugar dehydrogenase produces MAGKRRSARAAVLLVALSSLLVVGPGGIGGAQVKGPTILHPRLSVRTLVDGLVTPTSLAFLGADDILVLEKNTGKVRRVGGGAIQSTVLDLPVNFGSERGLLGIALHPGFPHNPSVYLYWTESSTGQDTDVLSQTPLLGNRVDRYVWDGATLTFAQNLIRTRALQQDAGQPERGNHDGGVLTFGPDGKLYILVGDAGRRGQLQNLPDGPFGPGQPDDQFGGPQPDDAHLTGVILRLNDDGTTPSDNPFFDVGAKTGGQVGANLQKVFAYGLRNSFGMAVDPISGALWEEENGDDTFTELNRVEPGFNSGWVQIQGPPDRIAQYKAIETSSGVDPVTGTAYFGLQQVRWPPTNIAGSPGEALSRLFTLPGARYSAPEFSWKFEVSPAAIGFVDSGSLGAQFQGDLFVGAARTFLEGGPLFHFNLTGNRRKIAVDDPRLEDRVADNNHKFDITESESLLIGTDFGIVTDIETGPNGNLFVVSLSQGAIHEIARR; encoded by the coding sequence ATGGCCGGCAAGAGACGCTCCGCCCGCGCCGCCGTGCTCCTGGTAGCCCTTTCGAGCCTGCTCGTCGTGGGTCCCGGCGGCATCGGGGGCGCGCAGGTCAAGGGCCCGACGATCCTGCATCCGAGGCTGTCGGTGCGAACGCTGGTGGACGGCCTCGTCACGCCGACGAGCCTGGCGTTCCTGGGGGCCGACGACATCCTCGTGCTCGAGAAGAACACCGGGAAGGTGCGGCGCGTCGGGGGCGGAGCGATCCAGTCCACGGTCCTGGACCTGCCGGTGAACTTCGGCTCGGAGCGAGGGCTCCTGGGGATCGCGCTGCATCCGGGCTTCCCGCACAACCCGAGCGTCTACCTCTACTGGACCGAGAGCAGCACCGGCCAGGACACCGACGTGCTCAGCCAGACCCCGCTCCTGGGCAACAGGGTTGACCGCTACGTCTGGGACGGCGCCACGCTGACCTTTGCACAGAACCTCATCAGGACCCGTGCCCTGCAGCAGGACGCCGGTCAGCCCGAGCGCGGCAACCACGACGGCGGGGTGCTCACGTTCGGACCCGACGGGAAGCTGTACATCCTCGTCGGTGACGCGGGCCGCCGTGGCCAGCTGCAGAACCTCCCCGACGGGCCCTTCGGGCCCGGGCAGCCCGACGACCAGTTCGGCGGCCCGCAGCCCGACGACGCCCATCTCACCGGAGTGATCCTGCGCCTGAACGACGACGGCACCACGCCCTCCGACAACCCCTTCTTCGACGTCGGCGCCAAGACCGGCGGGCAGGTCGGCGCCAATCTCCAGAAGGTCTTCGCCTACGGGCTCCGCAACAGCTTCGGGATGGCCGTTGACCCGATCTCCGGTGCGCTGTGGGAGGAGGAGAACGGGGACGATACCTTCACCGAACTCAACCGGGTCGAGCCGGGCTTCAACTCCGGCTGGGTCCAGATCCAGGGGCCACCGGACCGCATCGCCCAGTACAAGGCCATCGAGACCAGCTCGGGCGTCGACCCGGTCACGGGCACGGCCTACTTCGGGCTCCAGCAGGTCCGCTGGCCGCCGACCAACATCGCCGGATCCCCCGGGGAGGCCCTGTCGCGGCTGTTCACGCTGCCAGGCGCGCGGTACAGCGCCCCGGAGTTCAGCTGGAAGTTCGAGGTTTCCCCGGCGGCCATCGGCTTTGTGGACAGCGGCAGCCTCGGAGCGCAGTTCCAGGGAGACCTCTTCGTGGGCGCCGCCCGCACGTTCCTGGAAGGCGGGCCCCTGTTCCACTTCAACCTGACCGGGAACCGCCGGAAGATCGCCGTTGACGATCCGCGGCTTGAGGACAGGGTCGCCGACAACAACCACAAGTTCGACATCACCGAGAGCGAGAGCCTGCTCATCGGGACGGACTTCGGGATCGTGACCGACATCGAGACGGGGCCGAACGGCAACCTCTTCGTGGTCTCCCTGTCGCAGGGCGCGATCCACGAGATCGCCCGGCGGTAG
- a CDS encoding zf-HC2 domain-containing protein — MTDSLGCHQVREVAPELALGVLAGQERAEALQHLAGCSSCRRHVAELAEVADELLLLIPPREPPVGFESRVVARLTGRAPTARRRRLVAMAAAAVLAAALTATGFHLATKEDRQLAARYRHTLQQANGRYFGAVPLRDAGGHPAGNVFGYEGSPSWIFVVVSSSNRSGAYAVEVTTHDGRRFPLGTLVVRDGRGSWGRALPVALRDVAHVRFTTSDGSTGFQAAFRRPSR; from the coding sequence ATGACCGATAGCCTTGGCTGTCACCAGGTCCGGGAGGTCGCGCCCGAGCTGGCCCTCGGCGTCCTCGCGGGGCAGGAGCGAGCCGAGGCGCTCCAGCACCTGGCCGGATGCAGCAGCTGCCGACGGCATGTTGCAGAGCTCGCCGAGGTGGCCGACGAACTGTTGCTCCTGATCCCGCCCCGGGAGCCGCCCGTGGGGTTCGAGTCACGCGTCGTGGCTCGGCTGACCGGCCGGGCGCCAACGGCCCGCAGACGGCGGCTTGTCGCGATGGCTGCTGCGGCCGTGCTGGCGGCGGCCCTGACCGCGACCGGCTTCCACCTGGCCACAAAGGAGGACCGGCAGCTGGCGGCCCGGTACCGTCACACCCTCCAGCAGGCCAACGGCAGGTACTTCGGCGCGGTCCCGTTGCGCGACGCCGGCGGCCACCCGGCCGGCAACGTGTTCGGCTACGAGGGCTCCCCTTCATGGATCTTCGTGGTGGTCAGCTCGTCCAACCGGTCCGGCGCCTACGCGGTCGAGGTCACCACCCACGACGGCAGGCGCTTCCCGCTCGGAACGCTCGTGGTGAGGGATGGCAGGGGGAGCTGGGGCCGGGCGCTCCCGGTCGCGCTGCGGGACGTGGCCCACGTGCGCTTTACAACGAGCGACGGCAGTACCGGGTTCCAGGCGGCATTCCGCCGCCCCTCCCGCTGA
- a CDS encoding XRE family transcriptional regulator: MDDNLDSVLTAVGPRLRTLRRQRETTLANLSATTGISVSTLSRLESGQRRPTLELLLPLARAYGVQIDELVGAPPTGDPRVHLRPVTRNGMTMVPLTRRAGGIQAYKLIIPTARQPVIPEPQTHEGYEWVYVLSGRLRLVLGDHDLVLTPGEAAEFDTRVPHWFGSADTVPVEVLSLFGRQGERAHLRARSLT, encoded by the coding sequence GTGGACGACAACCTGGACAGCGTGCTCACCGCTGTCGGACCCCGGCTGCGTACGCTACGGCGGCAACGTGAGACCACGCTGGCCAACCTGTCCGCGACGACCGGCATCTCGGTCTCCACCCTGTCCCGGCTGGAATCCGGCCAGCGCCGCCCCACCCTGGAACTACTCCTGCCGTTGGCCCGGGCCTACGGGGTCCAGATCGACGAACTCGTCGGCGCACCGCCAACCGGCGACCCCCGAGTCCACCTGCGCCCGGTCACCCGCAACGGCATGACCATGGTGCCGCTGACCCGCCGCGCCGGGGGCATACAGGCCTACAAGCTGATCATTCCCACCGCCCGCCAGCCGGTCATCCCCGAGCCGCAAACCCATGAAGGCTACGAATGGGTCTACGTCCTCAGCGGGCGACTCCGACTGGTACTCGGCGATCACGATCTCGTGCTCACCCCGGGCGAAGCTGCCGAGTTCGACACCCGCGTGCCGCACTGGTTCGGCAGCGCCGACACTGTACCCGTCGAGGTCCTCAGCCTCTTCGGCCGACAGGGCGAACGCGCGCACCTACGCGCGAGATCCCTGACATGA
- a CDS encoding acyl-CoA dehydrogenase, protein MDFRYTPRLAELKAAARELAGFLMTYEQACEEQGGLSPGDHQVIRERVRASGLAAINQPAEWGGAGLSVLEQFVVQEELGKLTNALWDVVWRPANALKACTPEQRERWLLPGIRGERRDCVAITEPGAGSDPTALATTAAPDGDGWRLNGEKWFVTVGDVADHILVLALVQPERAPTLFIVDAATPGVRTKRTPRYMHTFVYEHPEIELADVRVGPEHLLGGVGQGYELTKAWFLEERLMIAARTVGAAERALELATAWATERRTFGRRLVDHQLLQGMLADCAIDIATNRALNHQVAWEADNGIDLKLLHAKSALVKVAASEAAGRVVDRCVQIFGGRGYMRENPVERLYRELRVDRIWEGTSEIMRLVVGNHVGKRGVTGLLALPMPAPEPAARPAAVAVAAGPAAVAMSAGPAAGDG, encoded by the coding sequence ATGGACTTCCGTTACACGCCGCGGCTCGCCGAGCTGAAGGCGGCCGCGAGGGAGCTGGCGGGCTTCCTCATGACCTACGAGCAGGCCTGTGAGGAGCAGGGCGGGCTCAGCCCCGGCGACCATCAGGTCATCCGCGAGCGCGTCCGCGCCTCGGGCCTGGCCGCCATCAACCAGCCGGCCGAGTGGGGCGGCGCCGGCCTGTCGGTGCTCGAGCAGTTCGTCGTCCAGGAAGAGCTGGGCAAGCTCACCAACGCGCTGTGGGACGTGGTCTGGCGGCCCGCCAACGCGCTCAAGGCCTGCACGCCCGAGCAGCGCGAGCGCTGGCTGCTGCCGGGGATCCGCGGCGAGCGGCGCGACTGCGTCGCCATCACCGAGCCGGGCGCAGGCTCCGACCCCACCGCCCTTGCCACCACCGCGGCCCCCGACGGCGACGGCTGGCGCCTCAACGGCGAGAAGTGGTTCGTGACCGTCGGCGACGTCGCCGACCACATCCTGGTGCTCGCCCTGGTCCAGCCCGAGCGCGCCCCCACCCTGTTCATCGTCGACGCCGCCACCCCCGGCGTGCGCACCAAGCGCACCCCCCGCTACATGCACACCTTCGTCTACGAGCACCCCGAGATCGAGCTCGCCGACGTGCGCGTCGGCCCCGAGCACCTGCTCGGCGGGGTTGGCCAGGGCTACGAGCTGACCAAGGCGTGGTTCCTGGAGGAGCGGCTGATGATCGCCGCCCGCACCGTCGGCGCGGCCGAGCGGGCGCTGGAGCTGGCCACGGCGTGGGCCACGGAGCGGCGCACCTTCGGCCGGCGCCTGGTCGACCACCAGCTCCTCCAGGGGATGCTGGCCGACTGCGCCATCGACATCGCCACCAACCGCGCCCTCAACCACCAGGTCGCCTGGGAGGCCGACAACGGCATCGACCTGAAGCTGCTGCACGCCAAGTCCGCGCTGGTCAAGGTCGCCGCCTCCGAAGCCGCCGGGCGGGTCGTCGACCGCTGCGTGCAGATCTTCGGCGGCCGTGGCTACATGCGCGAGAACCCGGTGGAGCGTCTCTACAGGGAGCTGCGAGTCGACCGCATCTGGGAGGGCACCTCGGAGATCATGCGCCTGGTCGTCGGCAACCACGTCGGCAAGCGCGGCGTCACCGGGCTGCTCGCCTTGCCGATGCCGGCGCCAGAGCCGGCCGCCAGGCCCGCGGCCGTTGCGGTGGCCGCCGGGCCCGCGGCCGTTGCCATGTCTGCCGGGCCCGCGGCAGGCGACGGCTGA
- a CDS encoding sigma-70 family RNA polymerase sigma factor: MWSLSDESLLAGLASGEPEPAAAFVRRFQARVYGLALTIVGDPQSAEDVAQETFIRAWRYAAAHDPVRGQVSTWLLTIARNLAVDARRLRRATPIDPDMILAMPILSPEAGPEEQGLASEESRRLRRAIAALPEEQRRALLLAAFLGRTAREIGEAEGIPIGTAKTRIRAALLKLRAVLEVGDDR; the protein is encoded by the coding sequence ATGTGGTCGCTCTCGGATGAGTCGCTGCTGGCCGGGCTGGCCTCTGGGGAGCCCGAGCCCGCCGCGGCGTTCGTGCGCCGGTTCCAGGCTCGCGTCTACGGCCTTGCGCTCACGATCGTGGGCGACCCCCAATCCGCGGAGGACGTCGCCCAGGAGACGTTCATCCGAGCGTGGCGCTACGCAGCGGCCCACGATCCCGTACGGGGCCAGGTGTCGACCTGGCTGCTCACAATCGCCAGGAATCTCGCCGTCGACGCCCGTCGCCTGCGGCGCGCCACGCCGATCGACCCCGACATGATCCTTGCGATGCCGATCCTGAGCCCCGAGGCGGGGCCGGAGGAGCAGGGACTGGCCAGCGAGGAGTCCCGGCGGCTGCGACGGGCGATCGCTGCGCTGCCCGAGGAGCAACGCCGAGCCCTGCTCCTGGCGGCCTTCCTGGGACGCACCGCCCGCGAGATCGGCGAAGCCGAGGGGATCCCGATCGGGACCGCCAAGACCAGGATCCGGGCGGCCCTGCTGAAGCTGCGCGCGGTCCTCGAGGTGGGCGATGACCGATAG
- a CDS encoding sigma factor-like helix-turn-helix DNA-binding protein, with product MLLCLSRPQRAAYLLADVLGLTDTDGAEILDCTREAFRQRVSRARRTLRQVIDNRCGLIDPANPCQCGRQIASSEAAGILSRDHLPLARHTREEVRVWIEPVAKQLDSVVAIGDLYRFDRFAARSCAAPTSGLVGAADQGVRPPARAGST from the coding sequence ATGCTGCTGTGCCTCTCGCGACCGCAGCGCGCCGCCTACCTGCTCGCCGACGTGCTCGGGCTGACCGACACCGACGGTGCCGAGATCCTCGACTGCACCCGCGAGGCGTTCCGGCAGCGCGTCTCGAGAGCACGGCGCACCCTGCGGCAGGTGATCGACAACCGATGCGGTCTCATCGACCCAGCCAACCCGTGCCAATGCGGCCGCCAGATCGCCAGCAGCGAGGCCGCCGGCATTCTCAGCCGCGATCACCTGCCGCTCGCCCGCCATACCCGCGAGGAAGTGCGGGTGTGGATCGAACCCGTCGCGAAGCAGCTCGACTCCGTTGTCGCCATCGGCGACCTCTACCGCTTCGACCGCTTCGCCGCGCGCAGCTGCGCGGCGCCGACCAGTGGGCTGGTCGGCGCCGCTGACCAAGGCGTACGGCCACCCGCACGGGCGGGGTCGACGTAA